The genome window atcaaattttatattataactGCTAGTTACCAGCAACGAGTTAACAAAAAAAAGAATCAGGATGAAAAGGAAAAGCGATCTTTTAAGCACAAGACATTTGAATGACTGTTTTCAACAAAAACGGGATACATATAAGCCCATAAAAGAGTTGTTAGTTCATGCATTTTCAAATTTGACCTAGTCAACCCGTCTTATTTTTCTCACTTATTTTTGGAGATAATAATATGCTTTTGCATGAAGGTCCCAAATTAGGATCACCCTAGGAACTAATATTGAACTCACGTTGCTTGTATTATAAAGCATGTGCCAATGCAGTAACAGATATCAGGGAAATGACGTATCATGTTATACTCTATATGAAATCTCCCATAGCTTATGATTTTGACTCAAACAATGGCTTGATGAATAATAAAAGGGTTTTACCTTGTTTGTTATTGTGGGTTGCTTGTCATTTGGAAACTGAAAAGTTTGCAGCTTCTGATCATGTTCTTAAGAATCATTAAAAGAGGGGCCAAGTACGTTAATTTGATAAAGATTTCAGTATTTAGTTCGCTGATAGGTTTATCTTGACCCAATGGACTGTTTATCTTGAACTCCCATTTGGAACCTGTTGCATTATGTTACACTTGTTTAGGTTCTACTAGCTACAGAGAAACCAAAGTTCATTGTTTGTTAATTTAAAATTGGTCAAAATTTTGTTCTGCCACTGTTTTGCAGGTAAAGTTATTTCGAGATTTTATTCCAAGTGTCTTAAATGTGTCAAGGCAATGCCTTGCTAATGGCGAGGAAGATGTCGCCTCTATTGCTTTTGAAATATTTGATGAGCTCATTGAATCTCCTGCTCCACTTCTTGGGGATTCTGTGAGGTCCATAGTGCAATTTTCTCTTGAAGTTTGTTCAAGCAACAATTTGGACTTGAACATACGACACCAGGTTTGATTGATCCACATGTTGAACATTTAGTATCTTTATGCAGATCATTTGTGAGTTCAATCTATTGGTAATTCCAGGCAATTCAGATAATTTCATGGTTGGCAAAATTCAAGGCTTCTTTCCTAAAGAAGCACAAGTTGGTTGTACCTATTCTCCAAGTTATGTGTCCTCTCCTTACAGAAACTGCCGATGGAGATGATGATTCTGATCTTGCTGCTGATCGAGCTGCTGCAGAGGTTATTGATACGATGGCCATAAATATACCTAAGCAAGTGTTTCCACCAATTTTTGAATTTGCTTCATTGAACTTCCATCATACTAATCCCAAGTTCCGGGAGGCTTCCGTGACATCATTAGGTGTTGTTTCTGAGGGTTGTTTTGAGATGTTAAAAGAAAAGTTAGAACATGTTTTACACATTGTTTTGGGAGCATTAAAGGATCAAGAACAAATGGTAAGAGGAGCTGCATCATTTGCATTGGGCCAGTTTGCCGAACATCTGCAGCCTGAGATTTTGTCTCACTATGAAAGTGTGCTTCCCTGTATTCTGAATGCTCTAGAGGATCCCTCAGATGAAGTAAAGGTAACATGTCTGCAAGCTGTGGCAACGTGACATGCTATATCAGTATGACATCAAGTTCTCATGTTTTCTGGTTTGCAGGAAAAGTCATACTACGCACTTGCAGCATTTTGTGAAGACATGGAAGAAGAAATTCTTCCTTATTTGGATGCTCTAATGGGGAGATTAGTCATTTCTCTACAAAACAGTCCTCGAAATCTACAAGAGACATGCATGGTCTTCCCCTAATTCACTATTTTTGGAATATTAACATATTAAGATTACCTTGTAAATTGAGATATTTTGTGTTTCATATTCTTACTGCAGTCTGCAATTGGTTCGGTAGCATCTGCTGCCGAGGAGGCTTTTATTCCATATGCAGAGAAAGTTCTTGATCTAATGAAAAATTTTATGGTGCTGACAAATGATGAGGACTTGAGAGCACGTGCCAGAGCGACTGAATTAGTTGGAATAGTTGCAATGGCAGTTGGTCGAACAAGAATGGAACCCATACTACCTCCTTTCATCGAGGCTGCACTTGCTGTGAGTTATTGATGCAAAGTTTTCAGTATTTTCTTTTATGTTCACCCCAGGTTCAAGGCTTATATGTCTATTGTCAGGGTTTTGCATTAGACTTCAGTGAGCTTCGGGAGTATACTCATGGATTCTTTAGCAATATGGCTGAAATTTTGGATGATGGTTTTACACAGGTAACGTATATTTTATTTTGGCTATTGATTCCCTTTATTAAGAATATCTTTGAAATAACATAATGCAGCATGTTCTTTGGTACAGTACCTTCATCATGTTGTACCTCTAGTATTTACTTCATGTAATCTAGACGATGGCTCCGCAGTGGATATTGATGACTCTGATAGTGTGGACAATGGATTTGGAGGTGTGTCCTCCGATGAAGATACAAATGACGAACCAAGAGTTCGTAATATTAGTGTAAGAACTGGGGTGTTGGATGAAAAGGCTGCAGCAACTCAAGCTATTGGCTTGTTTGCTCTTCATACCAAGAGCTCTTATGCCCTGTATCCTTATAATGTGAGGTTGTTATTAGTTTATTCATGCATGCAGctgccttttttttctttaattgataCAGTTATATGGAGGAGTCATTGAGGATTTTGGTTAGACATGCGGGATATTTTCATGAAGATGTCaggcttcaagctatcatagcttTAAAACGTGGGTGACCATTTCTTTTAGCATCATTACCACCATTAAACTTATTCTTCCTAgcaaaattcttgtattctgttcTTAATTTGTTTTCATTTTTGCATATACAATCTTTTCTCTAAAATTTGGTCCTATGGCTTATCTTTTTTTGATAAGCACTTACAATTTGCCTTGAAGTTGCATTTTTGAATGAGGTTTTAAATACCCGCTTAGACCAGTACATACTGGTGATGTCTGTTATCATTGGAAAATTTTATAGGAAACTAAATAGTGACGTATATGCTGAGCTTTAAATCCTGGTTAATAAGTAGTTTCTAGTTGGTTAAATAGGAATCAAGGATAAGGTTTTGATTCAGTTCAGTTTTTGGGTTCCATTGTAGAAACAGAATTTTACACCACATTTGGGTGCGGACAGATATTGATGTTTTCTTGAGTTCAACTAGTATAATCTATCATGATTAAAAGAATTATTTGTAGTTCAATAGTGGCATGGAGATGGGTTGGTTGGAGCTAGCATCAGTCAGGTCCTTTGAAAGTTATAGCTATCTTTGAAAGCTTGCTGAAAAGCAATAATTTCTGGATGACTAGACATTAAAACGGCAATTGACAACAAAAGATGAAAGATACGAATGAGGGAGGAAAAATGGGCTGTGATTATGTGTTGGTCGCCTCAAGCCCATGACACATAATAAGGTCCATAGTGATATGTTACAAAAGGCTGGTTTAACAGAAGTCGATTTTTATCCCGAACAAAAGCAGTAACACAAAGATAAAAAAAGGTTACCCCACTTATGTTTGTTCCCTTTACCATCCCCCACAATCTCTCCCTGAGCAAGTTTGTTGTCATCAACTGTAATTTTGGATTTTTTGCTTTTTGACTAATGATATATCACATGTCTCATTTTCATGGTGATATGGAAGATTGATCAcatgtttttttaatattttttgtttaGTTGGTATACTTCATGTTTTGTGGACAGATGTGACCTTCCTTTTAATGTGTCGACGTTATATGACTTCACTTTACGTGAAATTATGTAGTAACTCTATAAACATTTGGTATCTGGATCATTGTTATGGTAAGTTATATACTTCTATAATGCAAATCATGAATTTATATTAACATTCTGTTTTGACCTTTTGACACTCGTTAAATCCGAAGCTTCCACCAATTTTAAGGTCTAAGAGAGTCAATATAAGCGTCCTTACTGTAAGCAATAAGCATAACTTACTGTGTCACAAAGAAGCAAACTTAGCACTTAGGTTCACCATTTGTAGCATTAGATTATGGTTAATGAATTTAAAATGTgagtttgttttgttttgttctttaAGTTCTTATTACCCTATCATCCGAGGAGTATTTGTTATATTATGGTTGATGAAATTAACATTATTAGTTAATTCACTATAATTTTATTATCCTGTGTTTGTATACATACTTTGTCTCATATTCATTGTGTATGCTGATAGTAAGCTTGTTTTGCCATGTGTGAGGTGTTACCTCTCATGTATTCAAGGTGTATGCACCATGTACTTATATCACATGATATTAGATACTGATAAGTGCAACGTGGAAATTTGTATAtttgaagaataagaaaacaaggtCTTGATTACGCTTTATTGAAATTGGTACTTGTAAATTGACTCCTTATTGTTTTCTTTTCAGTCTTGTAAATGAATAGCTGTGGAACTTGTAGTCTATGTTATGACACAGTCTTTCTTACTTTTCAGATATTTTAACTGCTATACGGTCAATCCCTATGGGTCACAATGTGAGTATGAAGCTTGACTTAACCTTCTATCTACTTGAACATTCCTTCTGGTTGTGGAGGATATGAATTTTCAGATGTTCAAAGATTTTTCATTTGATTCCTGAATGCTggatttatgagttatttttaggtCAAATTTCATAATCTGGTCAAGTTTGTTAGAATGCCTTAGATTCAGTATAGAATATGTATTGATTCTTTTATCAAATCCACCATAAATTACTAAAGTTCTGATTGCAACAATCCCATGTCTCTTTGTGAAGCAGCCTACAGCCATGCATCAGTACATTATTGTTCTACCATCAATTAAAGGCATGGGAAACTTTTCTATTGATGTAAGAAATGTATTTGATTAAGCATTGATGTGGACCCCAAATAatgaaatataaatttcatgatgaaCTGAACACATATTGGTTGTGTAATTTAATTCTCTTTTTAAGCCTTTATCTAATAGTGGTCACATTCAGTCACAGTTTTAACAAATTTGTTTTCCTTCATGCAGGGAGTCTCAGAAAAACAAAGGGATGTTCTTGGTAAGTTGCCATTCTAACTTGTTGTACCGTTCAAATTTCAATAATGTCATTCTTTTACCAAAACTCTCTCATTGTACTTCTGTTTAATCTGCAGATACTGTAATGAACATCTATATCAACACCATGACCGAGGATGATGACAAGGAAGTTGTTGCTCAAGCATGCATGGGCATGGCAGATATCATGAAGGAGTGTGGATACATGGTTATTGAATCTTGTAAGCTTTTTTTTGTGGAGCCGCCAAAGTATGTAATGTCTATTTGTTACATAAATAGTCTATAACATATATTCTTTTATCAGATATTCCTAGGATTGCTGAGGCAACTCTAACGCTTCTACGTGAGGAATCATCATGCCAGCAAGTAGAGTCGGACTGCGATGCTGATGATGGTGATGTTGACCATGATGAAGTCCTCATGGATGCAGTGTCAGATCTTCTTCCTGCTTTTGCAAAGGCGATGGGATCTCATTTCGAACCAGTTTTTGCTAAGTTATTTGATCCTTTGATGAAATTTGCGGTAGGAACCTTTGTGCTCTAGCTTCTCTCAAGATATTCATTTACCTTTATGAATTCATGTGTTTTTTTGTGTTTATTTTGAAGTGTTAATTACTGTGTGGACACTTCACAGACTTAGCTATCATGTTTAAATGTCTGCAGAAAGTTCCACACCCTTCCCAAGATAGAACCATGGTTGTTGCATGCTTGGCTGAAGTTGCTCAAGAAATGGGTGCGCCAATTTCTACTTACGTTGATGTAaggaaattacatgttttatgtaatAACATTTTACATATTGTTTGTATATTTGTTGACTTTATGAATGATACTATTACTCAGAGAGTGATGCCTTTGATATTGAAAGAACTTGGATCATCAGAGGCAACCAATAGGAGAAATGCTGCATTCTGTGTTGGCGAGTTTTGCAAAAATGGGGGTGCTGCAACACTGAAGTATCCTTTTGTCTCTACTTGTTTTATGACTCTATGTATCCTTTTGTTCCATTTCCTTTTTtccaattttatatatatatatatatatatatatatatataggttattAAAGATATGTCAGACCTCATTTTGTTCCCTTTCATCATCTCTAGATATTATGGGGATATTCTTCGGACTCTTTACCCATTATTTAGCGACTCGGAAGCAGATGATGCGGTGTGTGATAATGCTGCCGGTGCAGTTGCTAGGATGATAATGGTGCAACCCCAATCTATTCCTCTCAACCAGGTTTGGGTTCATGTAACACTTATTTGGAAGTCAAATGCGGTAGAGGCTTAGTCGGTGAATGTTTCCCCAGGATCTACTTGATTGGTaaaaaatgctgttttcacattttAGGTTCTACCCGTGCTTCTGAAAGCATTGCCTCTGAAGGAGGATTTCGAGGAGTCGATGACTGTTTACAGTTGCATCTGTCATCTAGTCTTATCTTCTAACTCGGTGGTATATCAGACATGATGACCTTTTATTATTGCTTTTCATTAATTACTCAGTGCAACTAAACGTTTGTGTTTAATCAATCGAAACAGATCATTCCTCTGGTGCCAGAAGTGGTAAATATTTTTGCTCAAGTTATCGCATCGCCTGTGGAGAGAGAAGAAGTG of Musa acuminata AAA Group cultivar baxijiao chromosome BXJ1-7, Cavendish_Baxijiao_AAA, whole genome shotgun sequence contains these proteins:
- the LOC135679378 gene encoding probable importin subunit beta-4 isoform X1; the protein is MAQSLELLLIQFLMPDNDARRQAEEQIKRLSKDPAVVPALVHHLRTAKTPNVRQLAAVLLRKKITGHWAKLSPSLKLSVKQALIDSITLEHSPLVRRASANVVSIIAKYAVPAGEWPELLPFLFQCSQSSQEDHREVALILFSSLTETIGPTFQSHLADLQPILLKCLQDETSTRVRVAALKAVGSFIEFINDGANVVKLFRDFIPSVLNVSRQCLANGEEDVASIAFEIFDELIESPAPLLGDSVRSIVQFSLEVCSSNNLDLNIRHQAIQIISWLAKFKASFLKKHKLVVPILQVMCPLLTETADGDDDSDLAADRAAAEVIDTMAINIPKQVFPPIFEFASLNFHHTNPKFREASVTSLGVVSEGCFEMLKEKLEHVLHIVLGALKDQEQMVRGAASFALGQFAEHLQPEILSHYESVLPCILNALEDPSDEVKEKSYYALAAFCEDMEEEILPYLDALMGRLVISLQNSPRNLQETCMSAIGSVASAAEEAFIPYAEKVLDLMKNFMVLTNDEDLRARARATELVGIVAMAVGRTRMEPILPPFIEAALAGFALDFSELREYTHGFFSNMAEILDDGFTQYLHHVVPLVFTSCNLDDGSAVDIDDSDSVDNGFGGVSSDEDTNDEPRVRNISVRTGVLDEKAAATQAIGLFALHTKSSYALYMEESLRILVRHAGYFHEDVRLQAIIALKHILTAIRSIPMGHNGVSEKQRDVLDTVMNIYINTMTEDDDKEVVAQACMGMADIMKECGYMVIESYIPRIAEATLTLLREESSCQQVESDCDADDGDVDHDEVLMDAVSDLLPAFAKAMGSHFEPVFAKLFDPLMKFAKVPHPSQDRTMVVACLAEVAQEMGAPISTYVDRVMPLILKELGSSEATNRRNAAFCVGEFCKNGGAATLKYYGDILRTLYPLFSDSEADDAVCDNAAGAVARMIMVQPQSIPLNQVLPVLLKALPLKEDFEESMTVYSCICHLVLSSNSVIIPLVPEVVNIFAQVIASPVEREEVKNRIGMAVSHLISVYGNQMQPVMAALAPAHANALAAYLSKR
- the LOC135679378 gene encoding probable importin subunit beta-4 isoform X3, which gives rise to MAQSLELLLIQFLMPDNDARRQAEEQIKRLSKDPAVVPALVHHLRTAKTPNVRQLAAVLLRKKITGHWAKLSPSLKLSVKQALIDSITLEHSPLVRRASANVVSIIAKYAVPAGEWPELLPFLFQCSQSSQEDHREVALILFSSLTETIGPTFQSHLADLQPILLKCLQDETSTRVRVAALKAVGSFIEFINDGANVVKLFRDFIPSVLNVSRQCLANGEEDVASIAFEIFDELIESPAPLLGDSVRSIVQFSLEVCSSNNLDLNIRHQAIQIISWLAKFKASFLKKHKLVVPILQVMCPLLTETADGDDDSDLAADRAAAEVIDTMAINIPKQVFPPIFEFASLNFHHTNPKFREASVTSLGVVSEGCFEMLKEKLEHVLHIVLGALKDQEQMVRGAASFALGQFAEHLQPEILSHYESVLPCILNALEDPSDEVKEKSYYALAAFCEDMEEEILPYLDALMGRLVISLQNSPRNLQETCMSAIGSVASAAEEAFIPYAEKVLDLMKNFMVLTNDEDLRARARATELVGIVAMAVGRTRMEPILPPFIEAALAGFALDFSELREYTHGFFSNMAEILDDGFTQYLHHVVPLVFTSCNLDDGSAVDIDDSDSVDNGFGGVSSDEDTNDEPRVRNISVRTGVLDEKAAATQAIGLFALHTKSSYALYMEESLRILVRHAGYFHEDVRLQAIIALKHILTAIRSIPMGHNGVSEKQRDVLDTVMNIYINTMTEDDDKEVVAQACMGMADIMKECGYMVIESYIPRIAEATLTLLREESSCQQVESDCDADDGDVDHDEVLMDAVSDLLPAFAKAMGSHFEPVFAKLFDPLMKFAKVPHPSQDRTMVVACLAEVAQEMGAPISTYVDVRKLHVLCNNILHIVCIFVDFMNDTITQRVMPLILKELGSSEATNRRNAAFCVGEFCKNGGAATLKYYGDILRTLYPLFSDSEADDAVCDNAAGAVARMIMVQPQSIPLNQVLPVLLKALPLKEDFEESMTVYSCICHLVLSSNSVIIPLVPEVVNIFAQVIASPVEREEVKNRIGMAVSHLISVYGNQMQPVMAALAPAHANALAAYLSKR
- the LOC135679378 gene encoding probable importin subunit beta-4 isoform X2, which codes for MAQSLELLLIQFLMPDNDARRQAEEQIKRLSKDPAVVPALVHHLRTAKTPNVRQLAAVLLRKKITGHWAKLSPSLKLSVKQALIDSITLEHSPLVRRASANVVSIIAKYAVPAGEWPELLPFLFQCSQSSQEDHREVALILFSSLTETIGPTFQSHLADLQPILLKCLQDETSTRVRVAALKAVGSFIEFINDGANVVKLFRDFIPSVLNVSRQCLANGEEDVASIAFEIFDELIESPAPLLGDSVRSIVQFSLEVCSSNNLDLNIRHQAIQIISWLAKFKASFLKKHKLVVPILQVMCPLLTETADGDDDSDLAADRAAAEVIDTMAINIPKQVFPPIFEFASLNFHHTNPKFREASVTSLGVVSEGCFEMLKEKLEHVLHIVLGALKDQEQMVRGAASFALGQFAEHLQPEILSHYESVLPCILNALEDPSDEVKEKSYYALAAFCEDMEEEILPYLDALMGRLVISLQNSPRNLQETCMSAIGSVASAAEEAFIPYAEKVLDLMKNFMVLTNDEDLRARARATELVGIVAMAVGRTRMEPILPPFIEAALAGFALDFSELREYTHGFFSNMAEILDDGFTQYLHHVVPLVFTSCNLDDGSAVDIDDSDSVDNGFGGVSSDEDTNDEPRVRNISVRTGVLDEKAAATQAIGLFALHTKSSYALYMEESLRILVRHAGYFHEDVRLQAIIALKHILTAIRSIPMGHNGVSEKQRDVLDTVMNIYINTMTEDDDKEVVAQACMGMADIMKECGYMVIESYIPRIAEATLTLLREESSCQQVESDCDADDGDVDHDEVLMDAVSDLLPAFAKAMGSHFEPVFAKLFDPLMKFAKVPHPSQDRTMVVACLAEVAQEMGAPISTYVDRVMPLILKELGSSEATNRRNAAFCVGEFCKNGGAATLKYYGDILRTLYPLFSDSEADDAVCDNAAGAVARMIMVQPQSIPLNQVLPVLLKALPLKEDFEESMTVYSCICHLVLSSNSIIPLVPEVVNIFAQVIASPVEREEVKNRIGMAVSHLISVYGNQMQPVMAALAPAHANALAAYLSKR